AGGAGCATATTCAGTGCGCCCTTCGCCGGTCGTGATTGATCTCACCACTACGTCGCCAGTGTTCACGCCCACCCGTGCCTGGATTGGAAGGTCACCTTCTGCGCGGGTGCGGTCCGAGTAACGTTTCAGCTCCTCCTGAATTCGCAGCGCAGCGTATAGGGCGCGCTGCGGGTGGTCTTCGTGAGCGACTGGCGCGCCGAACACCGCGAAGATCCCGTCGCCAGTGGACTGCGCGACGTAGCCGCCGTAGTGCTGGACCGCTTCGATCATCAGCTTGAGTGCCGGATCGACGATAGCGCGCGCCTCTTCCGGGTCGAGATCCTCGATCAGCTCCATCGAGCCCTTGATGTCGGCGAAAAGGGCGGTAACGGTCTTGCGCTCGCCTTCCACATTCTCGGCCGCAGATGTTCCAGTCACCCGAATGGGCGTATCGTTCGCCTTCGCCCCCGCTAGCCCAAGAACTGCCGGGCCCGCTCCAAACGCGGCACCGCAGGAATCGCAGAATTTTGCATCCGTGCGGTTTTCTGCTCCGCACGAGGCACATCTGGGCGAAAGCTTAGAGCCACATTTGTCGCAGAAGCGTGCGCCTTCTCGATTGTCAGCTCCGCATTTCGCGCAGCGCATGGTGGTTACCCAGGTCCCCCTCGTTTGCAAGACGCTCAAGACTAAGCCCCTTTCAGCGCGCATCGCAAAGGTTTGATTTGAGAGGCGGAGCGACCGTCCACCTATGGTCCCGCCCACCTTCCGAGCGAGAAAAAGGACGCGCGATACAGTCGCGGTACCACCCTGCAAGGACCACAAAGACGCAAGCAGGAATGATTATCAAATTTATGCCAAATACGCCGAAATCGAAGGGGGTTACCGCCCCGCACCCTGATTATCAAGATGCTAATCACTCCGCAGCACTAAATTCCCCAACGTTGCGGAAGGCCATTTTTCCCGGGCACCGACGCAATAAAAGTACTCGGGAATTTCTGCCGGGGAATTATTTTCCCGAATACGTTAAGAGGACCCGATCCAGGCTTGGCGCCAAATGGACTTGATGGAGGCGAGAGCGTGCCACGCCGACGACAGAATATGACCATCTGCACGGAGGCTTGGAACCAAAGAGCCGTACGGAATTCAAGGCGATCCGCGGAGCGTAGGATTAGCATCGTTTCGCTCCGCGCGCGGAAAGACTAGCCACCTAGTGGACCTTTTACCGCTAACAAGATGTTGGATGCTGCCCGGGATCAATAATCTCGTTCTTTTGGTTTGCGTGATCAATTTGCGCCAATCGAAAACGCAAACCTCAGAATCACGGAACCAGGAGATCCCGTTGCGTGCAGGGGCGCGACGGATCGCGTGAGACACCTACAGGCGGCGACCGGAAATCTAACCTCATCTTGCTGTCTCGATTGGTTCTGACAAATAACTACAACTTGTAATCTAACAGTGATTAAGAGTAGCCTTCGTGTGGCTGCACCACACCGACGCTAGGGGGACCAACCGTGAAGCAGAACTCGGTTTGGAGCGCGTGGACGCCTCGCCACAAAGGGGCAGTTCGAGTCAGCCTGATAGCAGTGCTCCTTCTCGGCGGCGCCGGACTCTTGGGGCTGAGTGCGCACTCGCGAGCAGCCGATTTGAACCCGCCAAGTCAACCGATCCCGCTTGTCAGCGTCCAAGATCGGATCGAGCGGTCCAAGTTTTTCGCCAGCAAACTAGGCCTTGAGTTTGGCGTACCCGCAGGCGCACGCCGCGGCGCCATTACTCGAGGAGCGGCGACCGCGCTCTCGGCTGCGGTGACACCTACCAGCAGTCTCGCCTGGAGCAACATAGGGCCCCTCCCGATGAATGAGGCAGCGAACTTCGGCGGCGTCATCGTCGGGACTCCCGTAGCCATGACTGGACGGGTGAGCGCTATCGCGGTAGACCCGGCTAATGCGGCCAACATCGCTATCGGCGGCGCCAACGGCGGGATCTGGCTCTCGGCCGACACCGGCACAACGTTCAAACCGGTATTCGATTCCGAACCCAGCCAAGCCATCGGCGCATTGGCCTTCGACACCAGTACCTCACCGTCGACTTTGTGGGCCGGAACCGGCGAAGGCAACAACGCGGTCGACACCTACTATGGGCAGGGGTTGTTCAAGTCGACCAACTTGGGCAGCACCTGGACCTCGGTGGGCAGTTTTGATCGCGTCGCCTTCTCCAGGATCGCGGTAGACAACTCCTTCTCGCCCGCCCATATCTTTTTAGCGACTGGCAATGGAATCAGCGCCGGACGCTCAGATCCAGCGTTCAACGAGACCGACTTCACCAAGCAGGGCCTGTACCGTTCCACTGACGACGGTGTCACATTCTCGCAATACAGCGGGGCGGTGTTTGGGTGCTTCCTGGGTGGCGGTCCGTGCCCGGCCGCCGATGTCGCGGTCGACGGCAACCTTGTTGCTGCCGCGATCAACTTCGATAACGTTTTCATCTCCACTGACGCGGGAACAACGTGGACTCCCGCCAACTTTCCAGGCTTGACATTAGGCCCCGGTATCCTCAGCAACACCTTTCGTCAGAGTGTAGCTATTCAAACCGCCAGCCCAACGACGATTTACGCCATGGTTGGCAATGCCGCAGGGACCGCCTATCTGGGGTTCTTCACGTCAACTAACTCGGGCGCCACCTGGACAGCCCAAACGGTGCCGCAGGCCACTTTGAATGGAGTGACCATTGACGGCACAAGCAGCAGTAATATCGCGCAGTCGTTTTACGATCAGTACCTACTCGCATCGAAAATCACACCCGGGCTGGTGAGCTTTGGTGGTCTGGGACCGTATCTGTCAACCAACGGCGGCGCGACATGGATCTTTCTCGGCGCAAACGGCGGTATTCACACCGACCAGCATGCGGCCGCCTCCAACCCGACCGAGAGCACACTCTACATCGGCAACGACGGGGGCGCCTATGCGGTTAATGCGAGCAACGGCAGCATCGCGTCGCTGAACAACGACATCAACATCGGCCAGATCCAGGGCATCGGACCACTACCGCCCAGTGGCAGCAAGCTGATCGCCGGGTTCCAGGACAACGGTACACAGATTTTTTCGGGCACCCCAGCCTGGTTCTTTGCTGAAACTGGTGACGGGGGCTTTGCCCTGTTTGATCAAAAAGACCCGAGCTTCGCATACCACACCCTTGCTAGCGTGGGTGCCGGTATCCCTGTCGTCTCCATGTCCACCGACGGCGGCAACACGTGGAGCTTCAACACGCCGACCACCAATCTTGAAAACGCGCTCATCGCGGCCGGCGACCGCGGGGCGAACTTCTACCCGCCGCTGGCCAGCGATCCGATTACCGCCCATCGCGTCTTGTTCGCCGCTCAATTCGTTTACGTGTCGACCGACGGGATGGTCACCTGGGCTCGGCAGAGCACTACTGATCTCACCAGCGGTACCTGCGCCAGCACCTTCTGCGACGCTGGCGATGTGGAGTTCTCACCGGTCGATTCCACCAGGGCATGGGCTCTTGCAATGACCTTCAACGGCTCCGGCTTTGAGATCTCCAACACCACGCAAGCCAATTTGAACAGCGGTGGCACCTGGAACAACGTGACCGCCAACTTCAATTCGACGGCAGGTGCTAGTGCCAACACAACCACCCAGATAACCGGTGTTACCCCCGACCCGTTCAGCGCCCAGACTGCCTACGTGACGATCTCAGGCTTCAAGGCATCTACCGGAATCGATCACATTTTCAAGACTACCGACTTCGGCACAACCTGGAGTGATGTGACCGGCGATCTGCCCGACATTCCATCGCTGCGCCTGCTTGTGGATAACCAGGATTCGACCGGCCAAACGTTGCTCGTCGCCACCGACATCGGAGTATTCCGTTCAACTAATGGCGGTACAAACTGGGTGCAGGTGAGCCCCGCAGCGGCCGGTGGCACGCTGCCGGCGGTGCCGGTGTTCGATATCGAGCAGAGCAGCAACGGATTGATCTTCATCGGTACTCACGGCCGTGGTGCTTACCAGTTAACCACCGCCGCGGCGACTCCGACTCCAACCCCTACTTCGACCGCGACGCCAACAGCCACCCCGACCGCCGCTCCTACTTCCACCGCGACTCCCACCATCGCGCCTACCCCGACGGCAATACCAACCCCCGTCGTTACCGTAGTCTCCTCGGGAAATGGCAGCGGCAAGCCTGGCTCGACTGTCGCCGGCGGAACCTTTGCCATCTCCAACAGCAGTTCTGGTATGGAAATGATCTCCTCGGTAACCATCGGGGTAAGTGATCCCAAGGTGTTCTCCTCCCTGACCCTGACCGCGACAGTCGGCGGAGCCCAAACCGTTTCCGGCCCGGTCACGCCAGCCGGTTCAACGGTCTTCAGCTTCTCGCCTCCATTGAGTCTGGCGAGCGGACAGAGCGCGAAGTTCGCTCTTAGCACCGTCATCTCGATGAACCCCGCAACGAACAATCAACGCCGCGTTCAATACGTATATGCGGCGATCGGTCCTACGACCGGTGACAAAGATGAAAATTCGGGCGGGCTTTGTCCGCTGCTCTGGGGGCTTGGGATGATTGGAATCACCTTGCTTAGCACTAACGAACTCAAGCGACTCAGAATTATTGCTTTCACATCCCTTGCACTAATGATTGCGCTCGGTGCGGCCGGATGCGGAGGGGGCAGTGGAGGCGGTGGTCGTACCGTCAGGCCATCATCCACCCAGACCGTGCAGGCGGCATCGGTCACGCTGGGCGGCGTCACCCAGACTGTCGGGGGTTTACCGGCGACGCTTGGAGAGATCAAGGGCTGAAATGACGGCCAAAGTGAGCGGGCGGGTTCCTAACCTACTAACACTTGCGTGCGGAGCCCTCATCGCTCTTTTAGTCTACCAAGAGCCCGGATGTGCTAATACTCCAACATCGACGCCGTCACAGTCCATGAGTGATTCGGGCATATATGGGTACCTGACCGCTGCCTTAGGCAATGCGCCGGCCAATCCACCCTCGACGCAATGCGTCAAGGTGTATGGCTCAGCGGGCGTCAACTTGATCGCGCGAGGAACCTGTTCCGGAATGTTTGGAAGCTTCCGCGTGCCGCTGCCACCGGGGCGATATGTGGTTGAACTAGGAGGAAGCTGGGAATCGAAAAATGGGGCCGTGTCCTTCGTTCCGAATCGCCGAACCCTCGAGATCCGTGAGCGCCAGTGGCTCAAACTTGCGCCCCCATCGCCGCTTGGTCCGGTTCCGTAAAGTTCGCGTTCACAAAATTTGGTACCCGACCGTAGATAAGGAGGACCAATCGAAGCTTGGGAGTCATACCGTACTCGGTGGTGAAACAAAGGGGTGGGCACTCCCGGCAAAATGGAGTGACCATCTGCCGCTGGGCTTGGAACCAAACCGCCGGACCGGATTTCAATACGATCGCGGAGCACAGGGTTGATTATCCGTTGTTCCGCGCGAAAAAGAGTAGCTACAAAGCGAGCGATCTATTGAGCAATCGGGTTTGCGGGCGTCGCGGGGACTACGGCGCTTAGAATCCGCGTGGCCGCTCTTTGGCCGAGAGCGCAAAGGGACTGAACGATAAGTCCCTGGCCTGCGCCAGACGCTGCTTGCGCTTGCGCGCTTTTGCGGCGCGAGCTCGCACCAAGTTTGGAAAGCCTAGCGAACGCCAGAATGCCGCACGCTTGCGACCATATACCCTGCAACGCGCGATGCGCCCTTTGGGACCCGACGGGGAGCTGGGAGGACCCGATCGGAAGCGTTCGTGTCATCGACGCTTCTCACGACGGGCCTTGAAGAGTGAGTAGCCATTGGGCGCTTTCTTACGTTGGAGCGCAGACAAGTCCGCCCTGTGTCCGCGCGTTTGGACTTTGTTTCTGGCGACTGAAGCCCATAGATGCGCGTCCTCAGGCAGTGCGAACGGGTTGACTGATCGCGCGAGCGCCAACTCTTCTCCTTTCAATCGCTCAAGTCGGCAGCGAGCCTTTGCCGCGCGGGCTAACACCAGATTGGGAAACCCCAATGCACGCCAGAAGGCGGCACGCTTTCGCCCCAGCGCCCTGGCGCGGCACGAACGTCCAAGCAGGACCCGCTCGCGGATAGAAGGACCCGATATGGGCTTGGCGTCAAACTGGAGCTGGTGTTTGAAGGAGGTTCAGTGTGAATTGCTCAACTCATCGAGCAGCGCCTTCGCGTCCTTCAGGTCGGCGGTGTCGAAGCCTTCGGTGAACCAGTTGTAGACTTCGGCGAGCGTCGCGCACGCCTCGTCGCGCTTGCCTTGCTTCGCGAGCAATCGCGCAAGGCTCGTCGTTGCGCGCAGCTCCCAAGCCCTCGCCCTCATCTTTTGCGCAAGCGCGATCGCTTCACGGAGGTCGGCCTCGGCCAGTTCCATCTGCGCAATTTTGAACCGCAGTTCCCCGCGACAGTTCAGAGCGTCGGGTCGGTAGAGCAGTTCCCCTGGGTTCGCCTGGAGCGCCTCCCCGATCGTGGCGAGCGCGTCGTCGATAGTACCGTCGAGCGCCTGAGCCTCCGCCATACACGTGAGATAATTAGTGATTCCGCGCCGTGCCGATTCGACCAAGCCGGCTAAACCATGGCGGATCAGCGAAACGCCTTCGCCGGCGCTGCCGAGCTGTGCCCGCGCCCAACCCAAGTAGATGCGGGACCAATCTGTGACAAAGCCATGCTCTTCGGACAAGGCCAGCGCGTGCGTGGTCGCAGCCTCAACGCGCTGCGGATCTCTGAGAAGCTTGTACAGCGAGCCTTCAAAAAGTCGTCCGGCCGCCATGTTGATAGGGTTCTTGCTATCACGGGCGACGGCGAACATCTGGGCGATACGCTCGCGGGCTTTTTCGGCATGACCCATCATCCACGCGCTAAAAGCCGCAAGACCGAACGGAAATATGTTAAAAACGGGAACCTGCACATCACCGCCCCTATCCCGGCAGAGGCTCCAGCGCGCGAAATGCTCCTCGGCTCCGACGAGGTCCCCGAGATAGAAGCGCACGGTCAGTTGAGCATTGTGAGCGAATCCGAGGCTGGTGGGGCTGCCCTCGCGCTGCGCGAGGTCGAGTATCTGGTCGGCAAGCGCGGCGGAGCCAGAGATGTCACCCGAGTTCCAAGCGCCAATCTCTGTCCAGAATAGTTGCATAATTAGCTGCGCAAGGTTGCCGCCTTTTTCGGCAAGGGCCACTGCGCGCGCGGCTGCCTCTCGAGTCTCATGCGCACTAAACCCTTTAAGGT
The window above is part of the Candidatus Binataceae bacterium genome. Proteins encoded here:
- a CDS encoding adenylate/guanylate cyclase domain-containing protein → MTGTSAAENVEGERKTVTALFADIKGSMELIEDLDPEEARAIVDPALKLMIEAVQHYGGYVAQSTGDGIFAVFGAPVAHEDHPQRALYAALRIQEELKRYSDRTRAEGDLPIQARVGVNTGDVVVRSITTGEGRTEYAP